The proteins below are encoded in one region of Halalkalicoccus jeotgali B3:
- a CDS encoding helix-turn-helix transcriptional regulator — MVHSFDDRDRDGSDGPSGRPPATEDVAFLTRSQHRTVVLDALADRPRDRRDLRTLAGVSASTICRTLREFETRCWIRKDGHRYEATQLGAFVARGTVELIDRIETERRLRDVWPLLAIREGDLGIGALSDAVVTVAAADDPYRPVNRFVSLLRETERFRFAGPELALLEPCRDELRRRILDGMTTEIVDPPGGADRILSTYPDHCAAPLESGNLTVFVCEDLPTYGLCLLDDRVGISGYDPDSGTVRALIDTDAPAVREWAESTYETHRRKARPLVPETAVP; from the coding sequence ATGGTACATTCGTTCGACGACCGCGATCGGGACGGATCGGACGGTCCGTCGGGACGGCCGCCGGCGACCGAGGACGTCGCCTTTCTCACTCGGTCACAACACCGAACCGTCGTTCTCGACGCGCTTGCCGACCGCCCGCGGGATCGGCGCGACCTTCGGACGCTGGCCGGGGTGTCGGCCTCGACGATCTGTCGGACTCTACGTGAGTTCGAGACGCGGTGCTGGATCCGCAAGGACGGCCACCGCTACGAGGCGACCCAGTTGGGTGCGTTCGTCGCCAGGGGGACCGTCGAACTGATCGACCGGATCGAAACGGAGCGACGGCTGCGGGACGTCTGGCCGCTGCTCGCCATCAGGGAGGGCGACCTCGGTATCGGCGCGCTCTCCGATGCGGTCGTGACCGTCGCCGCGGCCGACGACCCCTACCGGCCGGTCAATCGGTTCGTCTCGCTGCTCCGAGAGACCGAACGGTTTCGCTTCGCCGGTCCCGAACTCGCGCTGCTCGAACCCTGCCGGGACGAGCTCCGGCGACGGATCCTCGACGGGATGACCACGGAGATCGTCGACCCGCCCGGCGGCGCCGACCGCATCCTCTCGACGTACCCTGACCACTGTGCGGCTCCCCTCGAAAGCGGCAATCTCACGGTCTTCGTATGTGAGGACCTGCCGACCTACGGGCTCTGTCTCCTCGACGACCGGGTCGGGATCAGCGGTTACGATCCCGACAGCGGCACGGTCCGGGCCCTGATCGACACCGACGCGCCCGCGGTCCGCGAGTGGGCCGAATCGACCTACGAGACCCACCGCCGGAAGGCGCGGCCGCTCGTCCCCGAAACCGCCGTCCCGTAA
- a CDS encoding cold-shock protein has protein sequence MAKGTVDFFNDTGGYGFIDSEDSEEDVFFHMEDVGGPDLEEGQEVEFDIEQADKGPRAVNLERL, from the coding sequence ATGGCGAAAGGTACGGTTGATTTCTTCAACGACACCGGTGGTTACGGCTTTATCGACAGCGAGGATTCCGAGGAGGACGTGTTCTTCCACATGGAAGACGTCGGCGGCCCCGACCTCGAAGAGGGCCAGGAAGTGGAGTTCGACATCGAGCAGGCCGACAAGGGCCCGCGCGCAGTCAACCTCGAGCGACTGTAG
- the hemA gene encoding glutamyl-tRNA reductase, with the protein MSGVITGVRVTHETASVDTIDEACRPDGNELIETLLAREGVTEAFALQTCNRSEAYVVSDDIATGRRALGPWTEELPDGAATWSGHEESLRHLLRVAAGLDSLVVGEDQIIGQLKEAYAEARGIGALGEILDDALLKAIHVGERARTETAINEGVVSLGSAAVSLITGEREIDGASALVIGAGEMGTLAAQALSRYDLSELVVANRTRSRAERIAEELPVNAEARSLDGLETVLSGVDVVIAATGSDEPVLDAGTFDPQTCVVDLAKPRDIERDSETDASVTLYDLDDLETVTERTAAKRAAAASTVETMIDRELEHLLGQFKRKQADDAISGMYEGAQHIKRSEVTTALAKLESQGGLTDDQRETVEAMADALVGQLLSAPTKSLREAAAEDDWETINTAIQLFDPTEGATRAETIGPDSSEGVPPEVAARIEDD; encoded by the coding sequence GTGAGTGGCGTCATCACGGGGGTCAGGGTCACCCACGAGACCGCCTCGGTCGATACGATCGACGAGGCCTGTCGCCCCGACGGAAACGAGTTGATCGAGACGCTGCTGGCCCGCGAGGGCGTCACGGAGGCGTTTGCCCTCCAGACGTGCAACCGATCCGAGGCCTACGTCGTCAGTGACGACATCGCGACGGGGCGGCGAGCGCTCGGTCCGTGGACCGAGGAGCTCCCGGACGGGGCGGCGACGTGGTCGGGCCACGAGGAAAGTCTCCGCCACCTCCTCCGGGTGGCCGCTGGGCTCGACTCGCTGGTCGTCGGCGAGGACCAGATCATCGGCCAGCTCAAGGAGGCCTACGCCGAGGCCCGCGGGATCGGCGCGCTCGGCGAGATACTGGACGACGCCCTGTTGAAGGCGATCCACGTCGGCGAGCGCGCGCGCACCGAAACGGCGATCAACGAGGGGGTCGTCTCGCTGGGCAGCGCTGCCGTCTCGCTAATCACGGGCGAGCGCGAGATCGACGGTGCGAGTGCACTCGTTATCGGGGCCGGCGAGATGGGAACCCTCGCCGCACAGGCGCTCTCGCGATACGACCTCTCGGAGCTCGTCGTCGCGAACCGAACCCGCTCGCGGGCCGAACGGATCGCCGAGGAGCTCCCGGTCAACGCCGAGGCGCGTTCGCTCGACGGGCTCGAGACGGTGCTGTCGGGCGTCGACGTGGTGATCGCCGCGACCGGCAGCGACGAGCCGGTCCTCGACGCCGGGACGTTCGACCCCCAGACGTGCGTCGTCGACCTCGCGAAACCGCGAGACATCGAGCGTGACTCAGAGACGGACGCGTCGGTGACCCTCTACGATCTCGACGACCTCGAGACGGTCACCGAACGGACCGCAGCAAAGCGGGCGGCGGCGGCCTCGACGGTCGAGACGATGATCGACCGCGAACTCGAGCACCTGCTCGGGCAGTTCAAGCGAAAACAGGCCGACGACGCGATCAGCGGGATGTACGAGGGCGCCCAGCACATCAAGCGCTCGGAGGTAACGACTGCCCTCGCGAAGCTCGAATCGCAAGGCGGGCTGACCGACGACCAGCGGGAAACCGTCGAGGCGATGGCCGACGCCCTGGTGGGCCAGCTGCTCTCGGCTCCCACCAAGAGCCTGCGCGAGGCGGCCGCAGAGGACGACTGGGAGACCATCAACACCGCCATCCAGCTGTTCGATCCCACCGAGGGAGCGACTCGCGCCGAGACGATCGGGCCCGACTCCTCGGAGGGAGTCCCGCCGGAGGTCGCCGCCCGAATCGAGGACGACTGA
- a CDS encoding DUF92 domain-containing protein → MTGEVRRAGAFALVGSLSLAAPFLGPAAFVPFAAVGLLAALVIDGGPVFDLFARPGDREDNTLYGLAGFSLAATGLALLVIVGFPPELFAGTVCLLAGGNLLQQVVIARRSGDMAPAAGFVAGGFLAGTAAQLLVTPVSLSVAPASAAFLAACGALIASLLRSVLYERDDPLVLLSVGLVLWVIADLGVETTPVEIAAAIAVTALLGYVSYALGTASIPGMVTGMLLALVTIVLGGYGWFVLLIAFFAIGGLSSKFRYERKRSRGVAEDNDGARGSGNVLGNSAVALVAVLGYAATPDPLSVAPGVFFFAFAGAVATAMADTLSSEIGGVYDTPRLVTTGERVPPGTDGAITWQGELAGIAGALAVAGPTLVLFETITLSGAVLIALGGVAGMTADSLLGATVENRWLDNQGVNFLATLAGALAAVALAALAGLF, encoded by the coding sequence GTGACCGGCGAAGTCCGGCGTGCGGGTGCGTTCGCGCTCGTGGGTAGCCTCTCGCTCGCCGCACCGTTTCTCGGCCCCGCCGCGTTCGTCCCCTTTGCCGCGGTCGGCCTGCTTGCCGCACTCGTCATCGACGGCGGGCCCGTCTTCGACCTCTTTGCGCGTCCCGGCGACCGCGAGGACAACACGCTCTACGGGCTGGCGGGCTTTTCGCTCGCCGCGACCGGCCTCGCGTTGTTGGTGATCGTCGGCTTTCCCCCCGAACTGTTCGCCGGCACGGTCTGTCTGCTCGCCGGCGGCAACCTCCTCCAGCAGGTAGTCATAGCCCGCCGGAGCGGGGATATGGCTCCCGCCGCCGGCTTCGTCGCCGGCGGTTTCCTCGCCGGGACCGCCGCCCAGTTGCTCGTCACGCCCGTCTCGCTTTCGGTCGCGCCGGCCTCGGCGGCGTTTCTCGCGGCCTGCGGTGCGCTCATCGCCTCGCTGCTCCGGAGCGTTCTCTACGAGCGCGACGACCCCCTCGTGTTGCTGAGCGTGGGGCTCGTGTTGTGGGTGATCGCGGATCTCGGCGTCGAGACCACGCCGGTCGAGATCGCCGCCGCCATCGCCGTGACGGCGCTTTTAGGCTACGTCTCCTATGCGCTGGGGACGGCCTCGATCCCGGGGATGGTCACCGGGATGTTGCTCGCGCTCGTCACGATCGTCCTCGGGGGCTACGGCTGGTTCGTCCTGTTGATCGCGTTTTTCGCCATCGGCGGGCTCTCCTCGAAGTTCCGATACGAGAGAAAGCGATCCCGTGGGGTCGCCGAGGACAACGACGGCGCACGGGGCAGCGGCAACGTCCTCGGTAATTCGGCGGTCGCGCTCGTCGCCGTGTTGGGCTATGCCGCCACGCCCGATCCGCTTTCGGTCGCGCCGGGCGTCTTCTTTTTCGCCTTCGCGGGTGCGGTCGCGACGGCGATGGCAGACACCCTTTCGAGCGAGATCGGTGGCGTCTACGACACCCCCCGGCTCGTCACCACCGGCGAGCGCGTTCCACCCGGAACCGACGGCGCGATCACGTGGCAGGGCGAACTCGCCGGGATCGCGGGCGCGCTCGCGGTCGCGGGGCCCACACTCGTGCTCTTCGAAACGATCACCCTGTCGGGGGCGGTGCTGATCGCACTCGGCGGCGTCGCGGGTATGACCGCCGACAGTCTGCTGGGTGCGACCGTCGAGAACCGCTGGCTCGACAATCAGGGCGTGAACTTCCTCGCGACGCTGGCCGGAGCGCTGGCGGCGGTCGCGCTGGCGGCGCTCGCGGGCCTGTTCTGA
- a CDS encoding precorrin-2 dehydrogenase/sirohydrochlorin ferrochelatase family protein → MIPLLHDFEGQTVLIFGGGSVGARKARRFSREARVVVVSPAFSGAFDGSELVRAAPTPADVPEWFERADPALVVAATDDEELNEAVEREARERGVLVNRADTHGSREPGSVVVPATVREGGVVVSISTGGRSPALSRELRKRIEPELAGAGEMAELTAELREELADLSPERRREALRAVVSSSAVWKDLRTGDTNRPQVVADVIDRVESEGRSP, encoded by the coding sequence ATGATCCCGCTGTTGCACGACTTCGAGGGCCAGACGGTGCTGATCTTCGGCGGCGGGAGCGTCGGCGCGCGAAAGGCCCGGCGCTTTTCGCGCGAGGCTCGCGTCGTCGTCGTGAGCCCCGCCTTCTCGGGGGCGTTCGACGGGAGCGAACTCGTCCGGGCGGCGCCGACGCCCGCGGACGTGCCCGAGTGGTTCGAGCGGGCCGATCCGGCGCTGGTCGTCGCGGCGACCGACGACGAGGAGTTGAACGAGGCGGTCGAACGCGAGGCCCGCGAGCGCGGGGTGCTGGTCAATCGCGCCGACACGCACGGCTCCCGGGAACCCGGAAGCGTCGTGGTGCCGGCGACGGTTCGCGAGGGAGGGGTGGTGGTGTCGATCTCGACGGGCGGGCGGAGCCCGGCACTGAGCCGGGAGCTCAGAAAACGGATCGAACCCGAACTCGCGGGGGCCGGCGAGATGGCCGAACTGACCGCCGAACTGCGTGAGGAACTGGCCGACCTGTCCCCCGAGCGTCGCCGGGAGGCGCTCCGGGCGGTCGTCTCCTCGTCGGCGGTTTGGAAGGATTTACGTACGGGCGACACGAACCGCCCGCAAGTGGTTGCAGACGTGATCGATAGAGTCGAATCGGAGGGTCGGTCGCCGTGA
- the ahbB gene encoding siroheme decarboxylase subunit beta, whose protein sequence is MNRARVEDLDRVDRALLNAFQGGFPVCERPFEHAARALSERGVEVGGEELLERVRRLDEADVLTRFGALVNAQEIGGTATLVAMHAPEERFEAVAEAVNGHREVAHNYEREHPHLNMWFVLSVADESRVEEVLAEIESETGEETYNLPKQREFRVEAKFMLEGPISEGDVDCSDLGPAVEPTDSTTLSPDERDLVLAIQGGFPIVANPYEEIAEGLGADPEWARATIKRFDREGKIRRVGAIPNHYALGYTENGMTVWNVPDDLVGEVGPAVASLPFVTHCYERPRHEGVWPYNFFAMTHGRSEAESEERIERVRKRMAEFWDVGEADWDTLFSSRILKKTGIRLEERAEANTE, encoded by the coding sequence ATGAATCGGGCTCGGGTCGAGGACCTCGACCGCGTCGACCGCGCCCTGCTCAACGCCTTTCAGGGTGGGTTTCCGGTCTGTGAACGCCCCTTCGAGCACGCCGCACGGGCGCTCTCGGAGCGGGGCGTCGAAGTGGGCGGCGAGGAACTGCTCGAACGCGTTCGGCGTCTGGACGAGGCGGACGTCCTCACGCGATTCGGCGCGCTGGTGAACGCCCAGGAGATCGGAGGAACCGCGACGTTGGTGGCGATGCACGCCCCCGAAGAACGCTTCGAGGCGGTCGCCGAGGCGGTCAACGGCCACCGGGAGGTCGCACATAACTACGAGCGCGAGCACCCCCATCTGAACATGTGGTTCGTCCTCTCGGTGGCGGACGAATCGCGCGTCGAGGAGGTGCTCGCCGAGATCGAATCCGAGACGGGCGAGGAGACGTACAACCTGCCCAAACAGCGGGAGTTCCGCGTCGAGGCGAAGTTCATGCTCGAGGGACCGATCTCCGAGGGCGACGTCGACTGCTCGGATCTGGGTCCCGCGGTCGAGCCGACCGACAGCACGACGCTTTCGCCGGACGAGCGCGATCTGGTCCTCGCGATCCAAGGCGGTTTCCCGATCGTCGCCAATCCCTACGAGGAGATCGCAGAGGGCCTCGGCGCCGATCCCGAATGGGCTCGCGCGACGATCAAACGGTTCGACCGCGAGGGGAAGATCCGGCGCGTGGGCGCGATTCCGAACCACTACGCGCTCGGCTACACCGAGAACGGGATGACCGTCTGGAACGTCCCCGACGACCTCGTGGGCGAGGTCGGGCCCGCGGTCGCCTCGCTGCCCTTCGTCACCCACTGTTATGAGCGCCCGCGCCACGAGGGGGTCTGGCCGTACAACTTCTTCGCGATGACTCACGGGCGAAGCGAGGCCGAAAGCGAAGAGCGCATCGAGCGGGTCCGAAAGCGCATGGCGGAGTTCTGGGACGTCGGCGAGGCGGACTGGGACACGCTGTTCTCGTCGCGCATCCTGAAAAAGACCGGCATCAGGCTGGAGGAACGCGCCGAGGCCAACACCGAATGA
- the uppS gene encoding polyprenyl diphosphate synthase has translation MVSLARSLGSRVYENLLLREIDDGPTHVAVIQDGNRRYARKQGTETSDGHRAGAQTTERVLNWCEELGIEELTLYAFSTENLERPPDEREAIYGLLCEKLREFADADRVHDGGVRIRALGNLSLLPERVQEAARYAERRTREYDTFVLNIALAYGGRAELLGVARDVARAVETSDLRPREIDADEIDRRLYDDELRDVDLIIRTGGDERTSNFLPWHANGNEAAVFFCAPYWPEFSKVDFLRAVRTYQHREASWQRTRTRRAMALVGALSDVDLPKARDVLDGESEPATRETPVPIER, from the coding sequence ATGGTATCGCTCGCACGCTCGCTTGGTTCCCGCGTGTACGAGAACCTCCTCCTGCGCGAGATCGACGACGGACCCACCCACGTCGCCGTCATCCAGGACGGCAACCGTCGGTACGCCCGCAAACAGGGCACCGAAACCTCCGACGGGCACCGTGCCGGCGCACAGACCACCGAACGGGTGCTCAACTGGTGTGAGGAACTCGGCATCGAGGAACTCACCCTGTATGCCTTCTCGACGGAGAACTTGGAACGTCCCCCCGACGAGCGAGAGGCGATCTACGGCCTGCTGTGTGAGAAACTCCGAGAGTTCGCCGACGCCGACCGGGTCCACGACGGCGGCGTACGGATCCGCGCGCTCGGGAACCTCTCGCTGCTTCCCGAACGGGTGCAGGAGGCCGCCCGGTACGCTGAGCGACGGACCCGGGAGTACGACACCTTCGTGCTCAACATCGCGCTTGCCTACGGCGGCCGGGCCGAACTGTTGGGGGTCGCTCGCGACGTCGCCCGGGCGGTCGAGACCAGCGATCTGCGCCCACGCGAGATCGACGCCGACGAGATCGACCGGCGACTGTACGACGACGAACTCCGGGACGTCGACCTGATCATCCGCACCGGCGGGGACGAACGTACCTCGAACTTCCTGCCGTGGCACGCCAACGGCAACGAGGCTGCGGTCTTCTTCTGTGCGCCCTACTGGCCGGAGTTCTCGAAGGTCGACTTCCTCCGAGCCGTTCGGACCTACCAACACCGCGAGGCCTCCTGGCAGCGCACGCGAACCCGGCGCGCGATGGCGCTCGTGGGCGCGCTCTCGGACGTCGATCTGCCGAAGGCACGGGACGTCCTCGACGGCGAGAGCGAACCCGCTACCCGGGAGACCCCTGTGCCGATCGAACGATAG
- the lwrS gene encoding LWR-salt protein — protein MSRYVFRVRFRPEPDRGFRIEPATFETTLSKEAAPPGEEGWLFFRDTLWRGEANAPEHLRSLAEEALSVPVEAVDYRRFETTDEEYAALKEAIAADLDLFNATAGSEVLNKYFGSSIEVEPDG, from the coding sequence GTGAGCCGGTACGTCTTTCGCGTCCGGTTTCGCCCCGAGCCCGACCGGGGGTTCCGGATCGAACCGGCGACCTTCGAGACGACCCTCTCGAAGGAGGCGGCCCCGCCGGGCGAGGAGGGGTGGCTGTTCTTCCGGGACACCCTCTGGCGCGGCGAGGCGAACGCGCCAGAACACCTGCGCTCGCTCGCCGAGGAGGCACTCAGCGTCCCGGTCGAGGCCGTCGACTATCGCCGGTTCGAAACCACCGACGAGGAGTACGCAGCGCTCAAGGAGGCGATCGCGGCGGATCTCGACCTGTTCAACGCCACGGCCGGAAGCGAGGTGCTGAACAAGTACTTCGGGAGTTCGATCGAGGTCGAACCCGACGGATAG
- a CDS encoding HAD family hydrolase, with product MTGSASDSDYDYDFWLLDLDGTLVDVEWPYVRETFDRVGERLGRRFTDTEARGLWYGLGANREAQIAALGLDREPFWAAFDAVETPAERVEATRLYEDAGFVADLEGPVGLVTHCRPDLTEPVLDRLDITDWFDTVVCCSDELGWKPDPTPVERAIGDLGAEGRGVLAGDGANDVGAAWNAGLDAIHVERHGTDSRGVCVLGDHRVRSFSELELASAPDAR from the coding sequence ATGACCGGCAGCGCGTCCGACTCCGACTACGACTACGACTTCTGGCTACTCGATCTGGACGGGACCCTCGTCGACGTGGAGTGGCCGTATGTCCGTGAGACGTTCGACCGTGTGGGCGAGCGCCTCGGTCGCAGGTTCACCGATACCGAGGCACGCGGCCTCTGGTACGGCCTCGGGGCCAATCGGGAGGCACAGATCGCCGCGCTGGGCCTCGACCGCGAGCCGTTCTGGGCCGCCTTCGACGCGGTCGAAACCCCCGCAGAGCGTGTCGAAGCGACGCGGCTGTACGAGGACGCGGGGTTCGTCGCCGACCTCGAGGGACCCGTTGGGCTCGTCACGCACTGTCGACCCGATCTCACCGAGCCCGTCCTCGACCGGCTCGATATCACCGACTGGTTCGACACCGTCGTCTGTTGTTCGGACGAGCTGGGCTGGAAGCCCGACCCGACGCCCGTCGAGCGAGCGATCGGGGATCTCGGCGCCGAGGGCCGGGGCGTGCTCGCGGGCGACGGGGCAAACGACGTGGGAGCGGCCTGGAACGCCGGCCTCGACGCGATCCACGTCGAGCGCCACGGCACCGACAGCCGGGGCGTCTGTGTGCTCGGCGACCACCGCGTGCGCAGCTTCTCGGAGCTCGAACTCGCTTCAGCGCCCGACGCCCGGTAG
- a CDS encoding undecaprenyl diphosphate synthase family protein, with the protein MGLYDRYLAARVRRHDGASPSHVAIVITERDLLERGAYETLEDVLRWAFEYEADRVTVYVSVLDPAAAPTLASELAEIDAPRAVDVRGPDDTRRVDAPISVGIGLGGKREFTRAVRGLAHEVERGERDPDGIRDADIESQLVFPDEPDLLIKTGAERLSDFMIWQSVYAELYFTDVNWRDFRKRDYLRAVLDYKKRSRRFGR; encoded by the coding sequence GTGGGTCTGTACGACCGGTATCTCGCCGCCCGCGTTCGACGCCACGACGGGGCGTCCCCGAGCCACGTCGCCATCGTGATCACCGAACGTGACCTCCTCGAACGAGGGGCCTACGAGACCCTCGAGGACGTCCTCCGGTGGGCCTTCGAGTACGAGGCCGACCGCGTGACCGTCTATGTGAGCGTATTGGACCCGGCGGCCGCACCCACCCTCGCGAGCGAACTCGCCGAAATCGACGCTCCCCGGGCGGTCGACGTCCGCGGACCCGACGACACCCGACGGGTCGACGCCCCGATCAGCGTCGGGATCGGACTCGGGGGAAAACGCGAGTTCACCCGCGCGGTGCGCGGACTCGCCCACGAGGTCGAACGCGGCGAGCGCGACCCCGACGGGATCCGCGATGCGGACATCGAATCCCAACTGGTCTTTCCCGACGAACCCGATCTGTTGATCAAGACCGGGGCCGAGCGTCTCTCCGATTTCATGATCTGGCAGTCGGTCTACGCGGAACTGTACTTCACGGACGTCAATTGGCGGGACTTTCGCAAACGCGACTACCTCAGAGCCGTGCTCGACTACAAGAAACGAAGCCGGCGGTTCGGCCGGTAG
- a CDS encoding 4a-hydroxytetrahydrobiopterin dehydratase, whose product MAELLDDEEIQSRLPEGWERDGEEITRTFEFDDYLEGVDFAREVGELAEKEFHHPEMIVGYEEVEVRFTSHEEGGITDQDIEMAERVNDEG is encoded by the coding sequence ATGGCAGAACTGCTCGACGACGAGGAGATCCAGTCACGGCTCCCCGAGGGCTGGGAGCGAGACGGCGAGGAGATTACCCGGACCTTCGAGTTCGACGACTACCTCGAAGGGGTTGATTTCGCCCGCGAGGTCGGCGAACTCGCAGAAAAGGAGTTTCACCACCCCGAGATGATCGTCGGCTACGAGGAGGTCGAGGTCCGTTTTACCAGTCACGAAGAGGGCGGCATCACCGACCAGGATATCGAGATGGCCGAGCGCGTCAACGACGAGGGCTGA
- a CDS encoding DUF5778 family protein, with amino-acid sequence MSETLDDDLYERTKRLLEPGEIELAGAIVHTELESSDDIEMHQATVDIGEIIAEGAGHDPTDTYVYSGTDDTDFSSNQHQGLTIEGDEFVWECQQLLREGTFDVVFYYEASADHEAILAGIREAGFRVTGVRE; translated from the coding sequence ATGAGCGAGACGCTCGACGACGACCTCTACGAGCGGACCAAACGGCTGCTCGAACCCGGTGAGATCGAACTGGCCGGCGCGATCGTCCACACCGAACTGGAGAGTTCCGACGACATCGAGATGCATCAAGCGACCGTCGACATCGGCGAGATCATCGCCGAGGGCGCGGGCCACGACCCGACCGACACCTACGTCTATTCGGGGACCGACGACACGGACTTCTCCTCGAACCAGCACCAGGGGCTGACCATCGAGGGCGACGAGTTCGTCTGGGAGTGCCAGCAGCTCCTCCGGGAGGGCACCTTCGACGTCGTCTTTTACTACGAGGCGTCGGCGGATCACGAGGCGATCCTCGCGGGGATCCGCGAGGCGGGCTTTCGGGTCACCGGCGTTCGGGAGTAG
- a CDS encoding DUF1326 domain-containing protein, with the protein MSVDNTNQWSVRGEFAEACNCSAPCQCLYGEAPDDDECTGALFWHVEEGEYDGAELDGLTVGVLLYDEGILFEGDWRVVFLLDDRADEAQAAALEAVFTGQAGGVMGAVAELVGDVRAVETVPIAYSRDEDHVSIAAGEVAAVEADLIEGFGEVPGEVSPHPVTAPSMAVTTGKSATATVSYDEEFSWDVSGNNAFLGEFEYEGE; encoded by the coding sequence ATGTCAGTAGATAACACGAATCAATGGAGCGTCCGAGGGGAGTTCGCCGAGGCCTGCAACTGCTCGGCCCCGTGTCAGTGTCTCTACGGCGAGGCGCCCGACGACGACGAGTGTACCGGGGCCCTGTTCTGGCACGTCGAGGAGGGCGAGTACGACGGGGCCGAACTGGACGGGCTCACGGTCGGCGTCCTCCTCTACGACGAGGGGATCCTCTTCGAGGGGGACTGGAGGGTCGTCTTCCTCCTCGACGACCGGGCGGACGAGGCGCAGGCGGCAGCCCTCGAGGCGGTCTTTACGGGACAGGCCGGCGGGGTCATGGGTGCGGTCGCCGAACTGGTCGGCGACGTGCGGGCGGTCGAGACCGTCCCGATCGCCTACTCGAGGGATGAGGACCACGTCTCGATCGCGGCAGGCGAGGTCGCGGCGGTCGAGGCCGACCTCATCGAGGGGTTCGGCGAGGTTCCCGGCGAGGTGTCCCCGCATCCGGTCACCGCACCGTCGATGGCGGTGACCACCGGAAAGTCCGCCACGGCGACCGTCTCGTACGACGAGGAGTTCTCGTGGGACGTCTCGGGGAACAACGCCTTCCTGGGCGAGTTCGAGTACGAAGGCGAGTAG
- a CDS encoding DUF2182 domain-containing protein — translation MSTHELRDRIDLSRLPLVALSAYLLSLLAWVALVGRWLPMPGGEAGHGGSAGATMADPGVPEAMALSSGFSGIALYLLMWGVMMIAMMYPSTVPLFRLYGGALRDATGPERAARLGAFMGTYALAWALTGAVPLAVNRYLPIAALAEGHGALFVGGSLLVLAAYQLSPYKRRCLEYCRSPLGFLTEHYRPGVRGAIGLSARFSALCIGCCWALMGLMVVVGSMNLLWMGAITLVVSLERLVPWGDRLATGVGVVAGIAGVGLVASWLLVG, via the coding sequence ATGTCCACACACGAACTGCGCGATCGCATCGATCTCAGCCGCCTCCCGCTGGTCGCGCTGTCGGCGTACCTGCTCTCGCTGCTCGCGTGGGTCGCGCTCGTCGGCCGGTGGCTCCCGATGCCGGGCGGGGAAGCGGGCCACGGCGGTTCGGCGGGGGCGACGATGGCCGACCCCGGCGTGCCGGAGGCGATGGCACTGTCGAGCGGGTTCTCGGGTATCGCGCTCTACTTGCTCATGTGGGGCGTGATGATGATCGCGATGATGTACCCCTCGACGGTGCCGCTGTTCCGGCTGTACGGCGGCGCGCTCCGGGACGCGACGGGGCCCGAACGCGCGGCCCGTCTCGGTGCGTTCATGGGAACGTACGCGCTCGCGTGGGCGCTCACGGGTGCGGTGCCGCTGGCGGTGAACCGCTACCTCCCGATCGCCGCCCTCGCCGAGGGCCACGGTGCGCTCTTCGTCGGCGGGTCGCTGCTGGTGCTGGCGGCCTACCAGCTCTCGCCGTACAAGCGTCGCTGTCTGGAGTACTGCCGATCGCCGCTGGGTTTTCTGACCGAGCACTACCGTCCCGGCGTTCGGGGCGCGATCGGCCTGAGCGCGCGCTTCAGCGCCCTCTGTATCGGCTGCTGTTGGGCGCTGATGGGGCTCATGGTGGTCGTCGGTTCGATGAACCTGCTGTGGATGGGCGCGATCACGCTCGTCGTCTCGCTCGAACGGCTGGTCCCGTGGGGCGACCGGCTGGCGACGGGGGTCGGTGTCGTCGCCGGCATCGCGGGCGTCGGACTCGTCGCGAGTTGGCTACTCGTCGGTTGA